In the genome of Neisseria animaloris, one region contains:
- a CDS encoding S49 family peptidase has protein sequence MQYRIRRDGDNPSNPQQQADNWERNTLRDVLLEAYKEQRRGRFWRNLWRSVGVLIFLAVVVNSCSSSDTGNKLNMATRTEDHTAVISLTGIIGGEYEDQTAMLRDSLKAAYENHKVKGIIIRANSPGGSPVVSNTAFNEIRNLKEQYKSRNIPLYVVAEDVCASGCYYIASAADKIYADPSSIVGSIGVIGGGFDLTGLIDKIGIKRRLKTAGSNKGMGDPFSPETPEQTKIWESMLADIHNEFIKAVKLGRGGRLKDKQYPDVFSGRIYTGNEAKQVGLIDDYGSIYSIARDVVKAPKIVDYTPEDSFSKIFGRRLGTEISSALQTAASRIW, from the coding sequence ATGCAATACCGAATCCGTCGCGACGGCGACAATCCGTCCAACCCGCAACAGCAAGCCGACAACTGGGAGCGTAACACCCTGCGAGACGTGCTACTCGAAGCCTATAAAGAACAACGCCGCGGCCGCTTCTGGCGCAACCTCTGGCGCTCCGTCGGAGTGCTAATCTTCTTGGCTGTCGTAGTAAATTCCTGCAGCAGCAGCGACACCGGCAACAAGCTGAACATGGCCACCCGCACCGAAGACCATACTGCCGTGATTTCGCTCACCGGCATCATCGGCGGCGAATATGAAGACCAAACCGCCATGCTGCGCGACAGCCTGAAAGCCGCTTACGAAAACCACAAAGTAAAAGGCATCATTATCCGTGCCAACAGCCCCGGCGGTTCGCCCGTGGTATCCAACACCGCCTTCAACGAAATCCGCAACTTAAAAGAACAATATAAAAGCAGAAACATTCCGCTTTATGTGGTTGCCGAAGACGTATGCGCCTCAGGCTGCTACTACATCGCCTCAGCCGCCGACAAAATCTATGCCGACCCCTCCAGCATCGTCGGCAGCATCGGCGTAATCGGCGGCGGTTTCGACCTTACCGGGCTGATCGATAAAATCGGCATCAAACGCCGTCTGAAAACCGCCGGCAGCAACAAAGGCATGGGCGACCCGTTCAGCCCCGAAACACCGGAGCAAACCAAAATCTGGGAAAGCATGCTTGCCGACATTCACAACGAATTCATCAAAGCGGTTAAACTCGGTCGAGGAGGCCGTCTGAAAGACAAGCAATACCCCGACGTATTCAGCGGCAGAATCTACACCGGCAACGAAGCCAAACAAGTAGGCCTTATCGACGACTACGGCAGCATTTACAGCATTGCCCGCGATGTCGTAAAAGCACCGAAAATCGTCGACTACACGCCGGAAGACAGCTTCAGTAAAATTTTCGGCCGCCGTTTAGGCACCGAAATCTCATCAGCACTACAAACAGCAGCCAGCCGCATTTGGTAA
- a CDS encoding TlpA disulfide reductase family protein has protein sequence MKKILTAAAALVIVGLLAFLLFPQNKPVPAFSLPNLNGKTVSNADLHGKVTLINFWYPSCPGCVSEMPKLMQTARDYQGKDFQIIAISLPYDPLESVQNYAAQRALPFTVMYDKHGNTGKAFGVKVAPTSFFVNKKGELLKTFVGEPDFNALYKEIDSELAK, from the coding sequence ATGAAAAAAATCCTTACCGCCGCCGCAGCCCTTGTCATCGTTGGCTTGCTGGCTTTTCTATTATTTCCCCAAAATAAACCCGTACCCGCTTTCTCTCTGCCCAACCTGAATGGGAAAACGGTCAGTAATGCCGATTTGCACGGCAAAGTTACCCTGATTAACTTTTGGTATCCCTCCTGCCCCGGCTGCGTGAGCGAAATGCCCAAGCTGATGCAAACCGCACGCGACTATCAAGGCAAAGATTTCCAGATTATCGCCATCTCATTACCTTACGATCCGCTGGAAAGCGTGCAAAACTATGCAGCCCAACGCGCCCTGCCGTTTACCGTCATGTACGACAAACACGGCAATACCGGTAAAGCATTCGGCGTGAAAGTGGCACCGACTTCGTTTTTTGTGAACAAAAAAGGCGAGCTGCTGAAAACCTTCGTAGGCGAACCTGACTTCAATGCGTTATACAAAGAAATCGACAGCGAATTAGCCAAATAA
- a CDS encoding VacJ, with the protein MYEVNRSVFLLVPLEPFWNWLQSLPEVDLDDIRLEDLQADANAYMVKPCETVDEVWDEIENHFEEIFAAELGDWCEDESYWPDLHADIFGEWFDIQLSTVVTDLEQEPLGREIFQPITLN; encoded by the coding sequence ATGTATGAAGTAAATCGCAGCGTATTTTTGTTAGTTCCCCTCGAGCCGTTTTGGAATTGGTTGCAGTCACTCCCCGAAGTAGATTTGGACGACATCCGCTTGGAAGACTTGCAGGCCGATGCCAACGCTTATATGGTCAAACCCTGCGAAACTGTCGATGAAGTGTGGGATGAAATAGAAAACCACTTCGAAGAGATTTTCGCCGCCGAATTGGGCGACTGGTGCGAAGACGAAAGCTATTGGCCGGATTTGCACGCCGATATTTTCGGCGAATGGTTCGATATTCAGCTCTCTACTGTCGTTACCGACCTCGAGCAAGAACCGCTCGGCCGCGAAATCTTCCAGCCCATTACCCTAAACTGA
- the mgtE gene encoding magnesium transporter: MSIEQDTPTQTDLDRLPLDIERIHELSEALLPVSSQIEEGQEIEDIELNTKLVELISILHELHPADVANVLESLPPKERTLVWHLAAPEEDGEVLLEVSDAVRETLIESMDTEELLAAVDDLDADELAELAGDLPHQVVYEALQTRDAEERAQVQAAMSYEDDQVGAIMDFELVSIRADVACEVVLRYLRRFESLPDHTDKIFVVDHDDVLQGVLPIRKLLVADPEELVENVMATDVVRFRPEDNVEEAAQAFERYDLVTAPVVDADKKLIGRITIDEMVDVIREETEADMLNMAGLQEEEDLFAPILDSVKNRWMWLAINLCTAFIASRVIGAFEGSIEKIVALAALMPIVAGIGGNSGNQTITMIVRAMAMGQLSGLQAGRLLKKEVGVALVNGLIWGTVMGVVSWLLYDNFGIGLVMIAAMTLNLLLAATVGVLIPVAMDKAGRDPALGSSVLITAVTDSGGFLIFLGLATMFLM, from the coding sequence ATGAGCATCGAGCAAGACACCCCGACTCAAACCGATTTAGATCGCTTGCCGCTTGATATCGAGCGCATTCACGAATTGTCTGAAGCGCTTCTGCCCGTTTCTTCGCAAATCGAAGAAGGGCAGGAGATTGAAGACATTGAACTCAACACCAAGTTGGTCGAATTAATCAGCATTCTGCACGAACTGCATCCGGCGGACGTGGCCAATGTGCTGGAATCGCTGCCGCCGAAAGAGCGGACGCTGGTGTGGCATTTGGCTGCGCCCGAAGAAGACGGCGAAGTTTTGCTGGAAGTATCCGATGCGGTACGCGAAACGCTGATCGAATCGATGGATACCGAAGAGCTGCTGGCGGCGGTAGACGATTTGGATGCCGACGAACTGGCCGAGCTTGCCGGCGATCTGCCGCACCAAGTGGTGTATGAGGCCCTGCAAACCCGTGATGCCGAAGAGCGTGCACAAGTGCAGGCGGCGATGTCGTATGAAGACGACCAAGTCGGTGCGATTATGGACTTCGAACTGGTAAGCATCCGTGCCGATGTCGCTTGCGAAGTGGTGTTGCGTTATCTGCGCCGTTTTGAAAGCCTGCCCGACCACACCGATAAAATTTTCGTGGTTGACCACGACGACGTATTACAAGGCGTGCTGCCCATCCGCAAACTGCTGGTGGCCGACCCCGAAGAGTTGGTGGAAAACGTGATGGCCACCGACGTGGTGCGGTTCCGCCCCGAGGACAACGTGGAAGAAGCGGCTCAGGCGTTCGAGCGTTACGACTTAGTAACTGCGCCCGTGGTCGATGCCGACAAAAAGCTGATCGGTCGTATCACCATCGATGAAATGGTGGACGTGATCCGCGAAGAAACCGAAGCCGATATGTTGAACATGGCCGGTTTGCAAGAGGAAGAAGACTTGTTTGCGCCGATTCTGGATTCGGTGAAAAACCGCTGGATGTGGTTGGCCATCAACCTCTGCACCGCATTTATCGCCAGCCGCGTGATCGGCGCGTTTGAAGGCAGCATCGAAAAAATCGTCGCCCTTGCCGCATTGATGCCGATTGTGGCCGGTATCGGCGGCAACTCCGGCAATCAAACCATCACCATGATTGTGCGCGCGATGGCGATGGGTCAGCTTTCCGGTCTGCAAGCCGGGCGGCTGTTGAAAAAAGAAGTGGGTGTAGCTTTGGTGAACGGTTTGATTTGGGGTACGGTAATGGGCGTGGTGTCGTGGTTGCTGTACGATAATTTCGGCATCGGCTTGGTAATGATTGCCGCTATGACGCTCAACTTACTGCTGGCCGCTACCGTCGGCGTGCTGATTCCGGTGGCGATGGATAAAGCAGGGCGGGATCCGGCACTGGGCAGCTCGGTGCTGATTACCGCGGTTACCGATTCCGGCGGTTTCCTGATTTTCCTCGGCTTGGCAACGATGTTTTTGATGTGA
- a CDS encoding tetratricopeptide repeat protein — protein MTHPTPDSLFEQGHALLLDNPDDCAPAIPLLRQAAEQGHVEAAFQLAGCLLNGGGSRPDYTAARQWLQKAADAGHPYARYNLLQMRAFDGEPFSAQVDEYTELAEKGILHAQLRMLEYCAENKDPQAVHWAELAAAQNSPDAQYFLAKHYQQASQPDLEKAHRLFTQAAEQGLIAAHWQLGNQYRYGQFVEKDLKKAAEHFLPAAQDDISAAQTALGEILLENGDGSGVEWLQKAVRQGDINAHALLANVYLIGKYVERDYQQARQHASTAARCNHPEALRLLGDIFRYGLGIEADADTALRQYQRAAELGNMAAHQKLLTDTALSHSEHYNEAKQAALLYQKADKAYQTAFSYHYGLGRSQDYMQARKFYIEAAELNHRKAQTNLGMMYYNGQGVETDPEQAAYWFEQAANQDDVISQYNLACLYYHGRGVPRSTETACHWLQAAISSGHEQATVLKQLLAQWQQEIHPV, from the coding sequence ATGACTCATCCCACCCCCGACTCTCTTTTTGAACAAGGCCATGCGCTATTGCTGGACAATCCCGACGATTGCGCTCCGGCCATCCCGCTTTTACGGCAAGCCGCCGAACAAGGCCATGTTGAAGCCGCTTTCCAACTTGCCGGCTGCCTCTTGAATGGCGGCGGTTCCCGCCCCGACTACACGGCTGCCCGCCAATGGCTGCAAAAAGCCGCCGATGCCGGCCATCCGTATGCCCGCTACAACCTTTTGCAAATGCGTGCATTTGACGGCGAACCTTTTTCTGCCCAAGTTGACGAATATACCGAGTTGGCCGAAAAAGGCATTCTTCACGCCCAACTGCGTATGCTCGAATATTGCGCCGAAAACAAAGACCCTCAGGCAGTGCATTGGGCGGAACTGGCCGCAGCACAAAACAGCCCCGATGCCCAATATTTTCTGGCCAAACACTATCAGCAGGCTTCACAGCCCGATCTCGAAAAAGCCCACCGCCTGTTTACACAAGCGGCGGAGCAAGGTTTGATTGCCGCGCACTGGCAACTCGGCAACCAATACCGCTACGGGCAATTCGTCGAAAAAGACTTGAAAAAAGCGGCCGAACATTTTCTGCCTGCCGCACAAGACGATATTTCGGCGGCACAAACCGCATTGGGCGAAATCCTGCTCGAAAACGGCGACGGCAGCGGAGTGGAATGGCTGCAAAAAGCGGTACGGCAAGGTGATATCAATGCCCATGCTTTACTGGCAAACGTCTATCTCATAGGCAAATATGTCGAACGCGATTACCAGCAAGCCCGTCAGCATGCCTCCACCGCCGCCCGCTGCAACCACCCCGAAGCCCTCCGCCTGCTCGGAGACATCTTCCGCTACGGTCTGGGTATCGAAGCCGATGCCGATACCGCACTGCGCCAATACCAACGTGCAGCCGAACTCGGCAATATGGCCGCGCACCAGAAACTGCTGACCGATACCGCACTGTCGCACAGCGAACATTACAACGAAGCCAAACAAGCCGCCCTGCTCTACCAAAAAGCAGACAAGGCCTACCAAACCGCTTTCTCCTATCACTACGGTTTAGGCCGTTCGCAAGACTACATGCAGGCACGCAAGTTTTATATAGAGGCTGCCGAATTAAACCATCGCAAGGCCCAAACCAATCTCGGCATGATGTATTACAACGGCCAAGGCGTAGAAACCGACCCGGAACAAGCGGCTTACTGGTTTGAGCAGGCTGCCAACCAAGACGATGTCATCTCCCAATACAACCTTGCCTGCCTGTATTACCACGGGCGTGGCGTTCCCCGCAGCACCGAAACCGCCTGCCACTGGCTCCAAGCCGCCATCAGCAGCGGCCACGAGCAGGCTACCGTGTTAAAACAATTATTGGCGCAATGGCAGCAAGAAATACATCCTGTCTGA
- a CDS encoding HAD-IA family hydrolase has translation MKPKLIIFDWDGTLADTTGPIINTFQHTFADCGLPPPEADTIRGLIGYNLITIIHHLVPDADQHLKEQLAETYAHHYLNPNNHNMRLFDSALPCLSTLKEQGYWLAVATGKGRIGLDKAIAQTGTADFWLATTCASEQPSKPAPDMVFKLCDELGLLPVDSMVVGDTVYDLEMAANAGAPSIAVATGAHSAAQLAEQPCLAVLKDLSELPEFLAAL, from the coding sequence ATGAAACCCAAACTGATTATTTTCGATTGGGACGGTACACTCGCCGACACCACCGGCCCGATTATCAACACTTTCCAACACACCTTTGCCGACTGCGGACTGCCTCCACCCGAAGCCGACACGATACGGGGTTTAATCGGTTACAACCTTATTACCATCATCCACCATCTTGTTCCCGATGCCGACCAGCATCTGAAAGAACAACTCGCCGAAACCTACGCCCACCACTATCTCAACCCCAACAACCACAACATGCGCCTCTTCGACTCCGCCCTGCCGTGCCTGAGCACCTTAAAAGAACAAGGTTACTGGTTGGCCGTTGCCACCGGCAAAGGCCGCATCGGGCTGGACAAAGCCATCGCCCAAACCGGTACGGCGGATTTCTGGCTGGCCACCACTTGTGCCAGCGAGCAGCCTTCCAAACCCGCACCCGATATGGTTTTCAAACTGTGCGACGAACTGGGGCTGCTCCCCGTCGATAGCATGGTGGTCGGCGATACCGTTTACGATCTGGAAATGGCTGCCAATGCCGGCGCGCCCTCCATCGCCGTAGCCACCGGCGCACATTCCGCCGCACAGTTGGCCGAACAGCCCTGTTTGGCCGTCTTAAAAGATTTATCCGAGCTGCCCGAATTTTTAGCTGCTTTATAA
- a CDS encoding acyl-CoA thioesterase, protein MTAIRVRSYHLDGYGHVNNARYLEFLEEARWAFFERHGLLALLDGIMMVVTRIDIRYLRAATEGQELHIDTRINTIEPRRILLTQRIIRADTRKVAVEADITLVPVSSGNGRSTDLPAELSFHLNRLHTTS, encoded by the coding sequence ATGACCGCCATCAGAGTACGCAGCTACCACCTCGACGGCTACGGGCACGTCAACAACGCGCGCTATCTGGAATTTCTTGAAGAAGCACGCTGGGCATTTTTCGAACGGCACGGGCTGCTGGCACTGCTTGACGGTATCATGATGGTTGTTACCCGTATCGATATCCGTTACCTGCGTGCCGCTACCGAAGGCCAAGAGCTGCACATCGACACCCGAATAAACACCATCGAACCGCGCCGGATTCTGCTCACACAGCGCATCATTAGGGCAGATACCCGCAAAGTTGCCGTCGAAGCCGACATTACCTTAGTACCGGTAAGCAGCGGCAACGGACGCTCCACAGACCTCCCTGCCGAACTTTCCTTTCACCTTAACCGATTACACACGACATCATGA